One genomic region from Halorubrum sp. BOL3-1 encodes:
- a CDS encoding Eco57I restriction-modification methylase domain-containing protein — translation MALSSIGSRHVEGWDSVQAVINTLNLRNITEVDEEAADLNHASGRILALTDQEYIGIIELEEDENKEDYHSEMTFRYHTQLFIEDDFSNFTFVMRDRDIDNQTGRLRYQQYSINRTKFLGGGDIYTSLDKLNDLEYGEPKTTRHLFDTREVVDDFYNEFEELRSELVSDYAVVPDQDSATKQRYVQVVLNRLIFLYFIQEKGLLKRSDLADENDSGHKRYLAEQPAILVGQEGDLQTDFLEPLFFKLLGEGVDNDEFGQVPYLNGGLFSKITAESQSGNTRIGATAAETQEAYDKIIDFLDSWNWHVDERFDYINKNNISPDILGHIFEKTINQKEKGAYYTPEEITDYMTANSIRPYIIDKINNSVENNEEYRNIDEVFGLGHTTDDDAGLEAQAGAIQVGNPTLIQTEHVEELYFEILPDTHIIDPAVGSGAFLLAAQDVLLDIYSACIEHFHNLRPADRSSRVQSELDEIEDEQFYARREIILENLYGVDIDEDAIEICKLRLWLSMMADIETNPGSADQLPNIDFNIRQGNSLIGFTTLSEQTNSGEERFRNFTEDSIEDRVGDYIEKVRQHKRASDGSQEAADVGRRANEILEEVSEDFDTRIEQEFYECLNKSDFSKFYGDNFDELELDEIVSSERIQNYSAFHWILEFAPVYDISEDGTDDYELDADVGGFDIVIGNPPWVRLKSDQDRYFVRHDAQFRTYSDSKQRRIKKELLEDPEIAADYDEFRMDIKIRSEYFNSPASYEDQRPTVFGSREGTETELAALFTERAMNLISQDGYFSMILPGVIYNGKSTKDIRNELVNNSSIHSMVGFRNGNIFEDVDNRYKFGITVLKNSGESESIPGVFMQDDLSVLLSLNENIVDIPISLLEDYSPEAQIIPYVKSAEEVDALSEMCEYPPTYHDIEGKWKLDPYSELHGTSDNDRFVTNPDDGDYPVLGGRNVYQYNYDSEFVDDLDLYQYWSVDERVSTDDSAHYRIREKMYNSHQPDVGLKKAIWKEFGGEDSSESQIDFVNRIIQRHRSHELSVEDIRLDCNKPRIVIRDVARPTDERTAIAAVIPEDYVCHNTLHTIRAYDLQPTEEALSEFPMHGVYNEIFTTEELFAALGLLNSIPVDFLMRTKVDTHIVQFKFDETHIPRLTAGDDWFEYVSKRAAKLNCYGDGFVDIRSELDIDALTDAEERQECQAEIDAAAFHTYELDEDTTTEILDNFHRVEDPRRMTEDYFSLVSEKYEELAENGPMS, via the coding sequence ATGGCTCTTTCGTCAATTGGTTCTCGCCATGTCGAAGGTTGGGATTCGGTTCAAGCAGTAATCAATACATTAAATCTTCGCAATATTACTGAAGTTGATGAAGAAGCCGCTGATCTAAATCACGCGTCCGGGCGTATCCTGGCGCTTACTGATCAGGAATATATTGGGATCATCGAGCTCGAGGAAGACGAGAATAAAGAGGATTATCACTCTGAGATGACCTTCCGATATCACACACAGCTATTCATTGAAGATGATTTTTCGAATTTCACATTTGTCATGCGAGATCGAGATATCGATAACCAAACAGGACGTCTTCGATATCAACAATACAGTATCAATCGGACAAAGTTCCTCGGCGGTGGGGATATATATACCTCACTTGACAAATTAAATGATCTAGAGTATGGAGAACCCAAAACAACAAGACACCTGTTCGATACTCGGGAGGTTGTCGATGACTTCTACAATGAGTTCGAAGAGCTTCGAAGCGAACTTGTTTCGGACTATGCTGTCGTCCCTGACCAAGACAGCGCAACGAAACAGCGCTACGTCCAGGTCGTTCTCAACCGACTAATCTTCCTCTATTTTATTCAAGAAAAGGGACTCCTCAAACGAAGCGATCTTGCAGATGAAAATGATTCAGGTCATAAGCGCTACCTTGCTGAGCAACCGGCTATATTAGTCGGACAAGAAGGTGATCTTCAGACCGACTTCCTTGAACCATTATTCTTTAAATTGTTAGGTGAAGGAGTCGACAACGACGAGTTCGGCCAAGTTCCATATCTCAATGGCGGACTGTTTAGCAAAATCACAGCGGAAAGTCAGTCCGGTAACACGCGAATTGGAGCGACAGCGGCTGAGACTCAAGAAGCGTATGACAAAATCATCGACTTCCTTGATAGTTGGAACTGGCACGTCGATGAGCGATTTGATTACATTAATAAAAACAATATTTCGCCAGATATTTTAGGACATATATTTGAAAAGACTATCAATCAGAAAGAAAAAGGCGCCTACTACACACCTGAAGAAATAACGGATTACATGACTGCTAATTCAATTCGCCCGTATATTATTGATAAAATCAATAATTCGGTCGAGAATAATGAAGAGTATAGAAACATTGACGAGGTGTTCGGGCTGGGTCATACAACAGATGATGATGCCGGATTAGAGGCTCAAGCTGGTGCGATTCAAGTTGGTAATCCAACTTTGATCCAAACGGAGCACGTGGAAGAGCTTTATTTCGAGATCCTCCCTGATACGCATATTATTGATCCGGCTGTTGGAAGTGGTGCATTCTTGTTAGCAGCACAGGATGTCCTTCTGGACATATATTCTGCATGTATTGAGCACTTCCACAATCTCCGTCCGGCAGATCGTAGTAGCCGCGTCCAGTCGGAACTGGATGAAATTGAAGATGAGCAATTCTATGCTCGTCGTGAAATCATCCTCGAGAATCTCTACGGGGTAGACATTGATGAAGATGCTATTGAGATCTGTAAGCTTCGGTTGTGGCTATCTATGATGGCTGATATCGAGACGAATCCTGGAAGTGCCGATCAACTACCAAACATCGACTTCAATATCAGGCAAGGGAACTCCTTGATTGGGTTTACTACCCTCTCTGAACAGACCAACTCTGGTGAGGAACGTTTTCGCAACTTTACTGAGGATAGTATCGAAGACCGTGTCGGTGATTACATCGAGAAAGTTAGACAACATAAACGGGCGAGTGACGGGAGTCAAGAGGCGGCCGATGTAGGTCGTCGTGCGAATGAGATTTTAGAAGAAGTGAGTGAAGATTTTGACACTCGAATAGAACAGGAATTCTATGAATGTTTGAATAAGAGTGACTTTTCGAAGTTCTACGGAGACAATTTTGATGAATTAGAGCTCGACGAGATCGTTTCGTCGGAACGGATTCAGAACTACTCCGCGTTCCACTGGATCTTAGAGTTTGCACCTGTCTACGATATCTCGGAGGATGGAACGGATGATTACGAATTAGATGCAGATGTAGGCGGCTTCGATATCGTCATTGGGAATCCACCATGGGTCCGTCTGAAATCCGACCAAGACAGATACTTCGTTCGGCACGATGCACAGTTTCGGACCTATAGCGATTCAAAACAACGAAGAATCAAGAAAGAACTACTTGAGGACCCAGAAATCGCTGCAGATTACGACGAATTTCGGATGGATATCAAAATTCGAAGTGAATATTTCAATTCCCCCGCCTCTTACGAGGATCAGCGGCCTACTGTATTCGGTTCCCGAGAGGGAACAGAAACCGAACTAGCTGCCCTGTTTACTGAGCGAGCGATGAATCTAATCTCCCAAGACGGATACTTTTCAATGATCCTTCCAGGGGTCATCTACAACGGGAAATCAACTAAGGATATTCGGAATGAACTAGTCAACAATTCATCTATCCATTCAATGGTTGGTTTCAGAAATGGAAATATTTTCGAAGATGTCGACAACAGATACAAATTTGGGATTACCGTATTAAAAAACTCTGGTGAATCAGAATCAATTCCTGGAGTCTTTATGCAAGACGATTTGAGTGTCCTCCTGAGCCTCAACGAAAATATCGTAGATATACCAATTTCTCTACTTGAAGACTATTCACCCGAAGCCCAGATTATTCCGTACGTGAAATCTGCCGAAGAGGTTGACGCACTTAGTGAAATGTGCGAATATCCTCCAACGTATCATGATATTGAGGGAAAGTGGAAACTAGACCCATACAGTGAGCTTCACGGTACGAGTGATAATGATCGTTTTGTGACAAATCCAGATGATGGTGATTATCCCGTTCTTGGTGGTAGAAACGTCTATCAGTACAATTATGACAGTGAATTTGTTGATGACCTCGATCTTTACCAATACTGGAGTGTTGACGAGAGGGTTTCTACAGATGACAGCGCACACTACCGAATTCGAGAAAAGATGTACAATTCTCATCAACCTGATGTTGGTCTTAAAAAGGCGATTTGGAAAGAGTTTGGTGGCGAAGATTCTAGCGAGAGTCAGATAGACTTCGTAAATCGGATTATCCAACGCCACCGAAGCCATGAATTAAGCGTAGAAGACATTAGACTTGACTGTAACAAGCCGCGTATTGTTATTCGCGACGTTGCACGTCCAACTGATGAACGGACCGCAATAGCAGCAGTGATCCCGGAAGACTATGTATGTCATAATACGCTGCATACAATCCGGGCATATGACCTACAACCTACTGAAGAGGCGCTAAGCGAATTCCCGATGCATGGGGTATACAATGAGATCTTCACCACAGAGGAACTCTTTGCAGCTCTTGGGCTTTTGAATAGTATCCCAGTTGACTTCCTAATGCGTACAAAAGTCGACACACATATTGTACAATTTAAATTTGATGAAACACACATCCCACGGTTAACTGCTGGCGATGACTGGTTCGAGTATGTCTCTAAGCGAGCTGCCAAGCTCAATTGCTACGGAGATGGTTTTGTCGATATCCGATCTGAGCTAGATATTGATGCACTCACTGACGCCGAAGAACGACAAGAATGCCAAGCAGAAATCGATGCAGCAGCGTTCCATACATACGAACTGGATGAGGACACGACAACTGAAATCTTAGACAACTTCCACCGCGTTGAGGATCCACGGCGGATGACAGAGGACTACTTCTCACTCGTTTCCGAGAAATACGAAGAACTGGCTGAGAATGGTCCAATGAGCTGA
- a CDS encoding IS5 family transposase, which yields MTQISRFIGEVVPVAQRVTGDGGESAAPEGGGGFADYALVSLHCLRIYLDTSYRMTIDLLKEMPQIIGEIGLDAADLPVPSTLCKAFDRISMSVCRVLLRQSAQLHDLSEHAAIDATFYERSAASRHYCQRISYHVQKLKVTKLVDTASQAVLDVHCSTNREGSDADLAEQIARRNAGDLRSLAADKGYDKQSLREGLRDLSIRPLIKHRIFAPYDHAHNARIDDNRYNQRSMTETVNSAMKRSLGFAVRARSWFREFREIALMCMVYNIKRFVKQ from the coding sequence ATGACGCAAATCTCCCGCTTCATCGGGGAAGTTGTGCCGGTTGCTCAAAGAGTTACTGGCGATGGAGGCGAATCCGCCGCCCCGGAAGGCGGCGGCGGATTCGCCGACTACGCACTCGTTTCCCTCCACTGTCTGCGAATTTACCTCGACACATCCTATCGGATGACAATCGACCTACTCAAAGAGATGCCACAAATAATTGGGGAGATCGGCCTTGACGCGGCCGATCTCCCCGTGCCGTCCACGTTGTGTAAGGCGTTCGACCGGATCAGTATGAGCGTCTGTCGAGTGCTGCTGCGCCAGTCGGCGCAGCTGCACGATCTCTCCGAACACGCCGCGATCGACGCCACATTCTACGAACGCTCAGCAGCGAGCCGCCACTACTGCCAGCGAATCAGCTACCACGTTCAGAAGCTGAAAGTCACGAAACTCGTCGATACAGCGTCTCAAGCTGTCCTTGACGTTCACTGCTCAACCAACCGGGAAGGAAGTGACGCAGATCTCGCTGAGCAGATCGCCCGCCGGAACGCGGGCGATCTGCGGTCTCTCGCTGCCGATAAGGGCTACGACAAGCAATCGCTCCGCGAAGGATTACGCGATCTCAGTATCAGACCGCTGATCAAGCACCGCATCTTCGCACCGTACGACCACGCACACAACGCCAGAATCGACGATAACCGCTACAATCAGCGCTCTATGACCGAAACCGTGAACTCGGCTATGAAGCGCTCGCTCGGCTTCGCCGTGCGAGCGCGGTCGTGGTTCCGCGAGTTCCGTGAGATCGCTCTGATGTGTATGGTCTACAACATCAAGCGCTTTGTCAAACAGTGA
- a CDS encoding helicase-related protein — protein sequence MPGDLERLIDNRGQTLADTFDSLVPESQEIRIATGYFYLSGFDLVDDSLNHLHGTNEDEQAPLRILMGNETDQRTADEIDEGMTLRETFRKRFDEDLSELNSAQLEQVDQLREYIEQGVVDVRVRLTDDGYFHAKGASFHTAAQTEDSYPASDDPAAVVGSSNFTRSGHTRNIELNLTTEEPGDVAAFDEWYDSQWANSEDFSLDIIDVIQQNDNYKDWKASNGGESEMFGTEIEPFELYKLVAYDALGGNIDERLDSPLYHFQAVGYESAREKLGNYNGCIVSDSVGLGKSFIGGELLRDYRLNNKRCLLIVPANLTNQWSDLLQDATDEDGNPFFNLDVDGTHLDIMSISKFQNLTYETLQEFKQQWDVVLIDEAHRFRNHGKWAPTPDDEDDYKGTRRHANIRELRGKTMIMLTATPINNSARDLQNLISLFTDENELRNKANLDFNAFDEYVQQSEDRKEIVSGTQEASDERLAKINDQLQDRSEEISKILNEIMVLRSRKHVKDSIIESDDIEMSFKPPKVTREEYQLPGAYRPVYDNLPEVIDALHLPHITVRNPQSGGTLKALFKLNLLKRLESSTYAFVQSIKTLYDSETALLRALEELPSDKHIERLRALQAGLDSDEEAPVTLAEFVGSEREANQIEETLEEFGFDTGAIRSDGSSDELEDATIGDVVRYIREDLTLLAYFLAIFISQISEEPGRLSDLSVGVNQWLGQNNLTGIPDVPEDEINPRIYPGRNPEGVTDETKEFYEEVFSLQRFRDPKINKLCEVIEKHDKKILIFTQYRATADYVYESLRRKSDRVTEANSAVVKGGDDNKQEIIKRFAPEASGYQRTLAESGESELQYVVATDTLSEGVNLQDVQVVVNYDLPWNPMRIVQRVGRIDRIGNTDDKFVHNFFPDGDIEAAIKLLERLQAKISDIALIVGKENNILDPNENAALEKAGIETEKTIGEIEVEEIGESLQRTRSVEDYNELDDVSTNPLLRNAGSDERAALERLELRRELVETYDLEPEDFDFAVDYFDSSPGERDPLYTVYQNSPETVDSGVFGLAHLWFDDESSPPLGRTRRALYHARNQGDVEEVTKVRQLGIAPQTDSTGVDLESGDIQSLKKQIDDELEDRLEEIQAGQVGGAFKQGDKISVEQEKLLQYLELRLMNNTELVNGPDKEMIEVGEWAEQLHERLNEVLLANTDEDYELRERFRIDEKALTDWEIEAFLAELQDFLDEYIEENPDFQSTLAGANAAAAGIFCWGIVTTR from the coding sequence ATGCCCGGTGACCTCGAGCGCCTGATCGATAATCGTGGCCAAACGCTGGCGGACACGTTCGACTCGCTCGTCCCTGAAAGTCAGGAGATCCGTATCGCAACCGGCTACTTCTATCTCTCTGGATTCGACCTCGTCGACGATTCACTCAACCACCTCCACGGAACCAACGAGGACGAACAGGCACCCCTCAGGATCCTAATGGGGAATGAAACGGATCAACGTACCGCCGACGAGATTGATGAGGGGATGACCCTCAGAGAGACGTTCCGCAAGCGCTTCGATGAGGATCTTTCCGAGCTCAACAGCGCGCAACTGGAACAGGTCGATCAACTCCGCGAGTATATCGAACAAGGCGTTGTCGACGTCCGCGTTCGCCTCACTGATGACGGCTACTTTCATGCGAAGGGAGCGAGCTTCCACACCGCCGCTCAGACCGAAGATAGCTATCCTGCGTCCGATGACCCCGCGGCTGTCGTCGGGTCGTCGAATTTCACGCGCTCGGGTCACACCCGTAACATCGAACTGAACCTCACCACCGAAGAGCCAGGCGACGTTGCGGCGTTCGACGAGTGGTACGATAGCCAGTGGGCCAACTCAGAGGATTTCAGCCTCGACATCATCGATGTCATCCAACAGAACGACAACTACAAGGACTGGAAGGCATCCAACGGTGGCGAATCGGAGATGTTCGGTACAGAGATCGAGCCGTTCGAACTGTACAAGCTGGTCGCCTACGACGCCCTTGGGGGAAATATCGACGAACGCCTCGACAGCCCCCTCTACCACTTTCAAGCGGTAGGCTACGAAAGTGCTCGCGAGAAGCTCGGGAATTACAATGGCTGTATCGTCTCCGACTCCGTCGGGCTGGGAAAGTCGTTCATCGGGGGCGAACTCTTGCGAGACTATCGACTGAACAACAAGCGGTGTCTGTTGATCGTCCCTGCGAATCTGACCAACCAGTGGTCTGATTTGTTGCAGGATGCCACCGACGAGGATGGGAACCCGTTCTTCAATCTTGATGTCGACGGAACCCACCTCGACATCATGAGTATCAGCAAGTTCCAGAACCTCACCTACGAGACGCTGCAGGAGTTCAAGCAGCAGTGGGATGTGGTGCTTATCGACGAGGCACACCGCTTCCGAAACCACGGCAAGTGGGCTCCCACCCCGGACGATGAGGATGATTACAAGGGGACACGACGCCACGCCAACATTCGCGAGTTACGCGGGAAGACGATGATCATGCTGACCGCGACGCCGATCAACAACTCCGCGCGGGACCTCCAAAATCTCATCAGCCTGTTCACTGACGAGAACGAACTCCGGAACAAGGCGAATCTTGATTTCAACGCCTTTGATGAGTACGTCCAGCAGTCTGAGGATCGCAAGGAGATAGTCTCCGGAACGCAAGAGGCCTCCGACGAGCGTCTCGCAAAGATCAACGATCAGCTCCAGGATCGTTCTGAGGAGATCTCGAAGATCCTCAACGAGATCATGGTGCTGCGGTCGCGCAAGCACGTGAAAGACAGCATCATCGAGAGTGACGACATAGAGATGAGTTTCAAGCCGCCGAAGGTAACCCGTGAGGAGTACCAACTCCCAGGGGCCTATCGGCCGGTCTACGATAATCTCCCGGAGGTGATCGACGCACTTCATCTCCCTCACATCACTGTGCGCAACCCTCAGTCCGGTGGGACACTGAAAGCGCTGTTCAAGCTGAATCTCCTCAAGCGGCTCGAGTCGTCGACGTACGCGTTCGTCCAGTCGATCAAGACGCTGTACGACAGCGAGACAGCGTTGCTCCGTGCATTAGAGGAGTTGCCGTCGGACAAGCACATTGAGCGCTTACGGGCCCTGCAGGCGGGCTTAGATAGCGACGAGGAAGCACCCGTAACGCTAGCCGAGTTTGTCGGGAGCGAACGGGAAGCGAACCAAATCGAAGAGACGCTCGAGGAATTCGGGTTTGACACCGGCGCAATCCGTTCGGATGGGTCGAGTGACGAACTTGAGGATGCGACGATTGGTGACGTGGTACGCTATATTCGTGAAGACCTCACGTTGTTGGCTTATTTTCTCGCAATTTTCATCAGCCAAATCAGCGAGGAACCCGGCCGATTGAGCGACCTCTCCGTGGGAGTCAACCAGTGGCTCGGGCAAAACAACTTGACGGGGATCCCCGATGTGCCTGAAGATGAGATCAACCCGCGTATCTACCCCGGCCGTAATCCGGAAGGCGTCACTGACGAGACGAAAGAGTTCTACGAGGAGGTGTTCAGCCTCCAGCGCTTCCGTGATCCGAAGATCAATAAACTGTGCGAAGTCATCGAGAAGCATGATAAAAAGATCCTCATCTTCACCCAATACAGGGCGACTGCGGATTACGTGTACGAGTCGTTGCGGCGCAAAAGCGACCGAGTCACCGAGGCCAACAGTGCTGTGGTGAAAGGCGGGGACGATAATAAACAGGAGATCATCAAGCGATTTGCCCCTGAAGCCTCGGGCTATCAGCGGACGCTAGCCGAGTCTGGTGAATCTGAGCTCCAGTACGTAGTCGCCACCGACACACTGAGTGAGGGTGTGAATCTCCAGGACGTCCAGGTCGTGGTGAACTACGACTTACCGTGGAATCCCATGCGTATCGTCCAGCGCGTTGGTCGCATTGACCGAATTGGGAATACCGACGACAAGTTCGTCCACAACTTCTTCCCGGATGGTGATATCGAGGCGGCAATCAAACTGCTGGAACGGCTGCAAGCGAAGATCAGCGATATCGCACTCATCGTCGGAAAAGAGAACAACATCCTTGACCCGAACGAGAACGCTGCCCTGGAGAAAGCCGGAATAGAGACCGAGAAAACGATCGGGGAGATCGAAGTTGAGGAGATCGGCGAGTCGCTTCAGCGGACACGGTCTGTCGAGGACTACAACGAACTCGACGACGTGAGTACAAACCCGCTGCTTCGGAATGCTGGCAGTGACGAGCGTGCCGCGCTAGAGCGATTGGAACTGCGCCGGGAGTTGGTGGAGACATATGACTTGGAGCCCGAAGATTTCGATTTCGCTGTGGATTACTTCGATAGTTCACCCGGGGAGCGCGATCCGCTGTACACGGTATACCAGAACTCACCAGAGACGGTCGACTCTGGTGTGTTCGGATTAGCACACCTCTGGTTCGATGATGAGAGTTCACCGCCCTTGGGACGAACGCGTCGAGCGCTCTACCATGCGCGTAACCAGGGAGATGTGGAGGAGGTGACGAAGGTCCGGCAATTGGGTATTGCACCGCAGACGGACTCTACGGGAGTCGATCTTGAGTCTGGAGATATCCAATCGTTGAAAAAGCAGATCGACGACGAGCTGGAGGATCGATTGGAAGAGATCCAGGCTGGGCAGGTCGGCGGCGCATTCAAACAGGGCGACAAAATCTCTGTCGAGCAAGAAAAATTGCTACAGTATCTTGAGTTACGGTTGATGAACAACACGGAATTAGTGAACGGACCAGATAAGGAGATGATCGAAGTCGGTGAGTGGGCCGAACAGCTACATGAACGGCTGAATGAGGTCTTGTTGGCCAATACTGACGAGGATTACGAACTCCGGGAGCGCTTCCGAATCGATGAGAAGGCACTGACTGACTGGGAAATTGAGGCGTTCTTAGCGGAGTTACAGGATTTCTTGGATGAGTATATCGAGGAAAATCCGGACTTTCAGTCGACGCTCGCTGGGGCGAACGCTGCTGCGGCGGGCATCTTTTGCTGGGGGATCGTGACGACCCGGTGA